The stretch of DNA CTCCTCCTGTACTCATCTTAGGTAGAACTAAATCAAAATAGTTTTTATAATTCCCTTTATCTGCATCAATAAAAACCATATCAATTGTTTCTTTAAGAGTTGGTATCGTTTCTAATGCATCTCCATATTTAACTTCAATTTGAGAATTTTGGTTTAAAAATTTCGTATGTAAAACTTCTAAATCTCGGTTTCTCTCTAAAGAAATCAATTTCCCTCCTTTTTGAACCCCTTCAGCTAAACATAATGCAGAATATCCTGTATACGTTCCAATTTCTAAAATAACTTTAGGATTGACTAACTTCGAAATCATACTTAACAAACGTCCTTGATAATGTCCCGAAATCATATGTGATCCATGTATATGTTTTTGAGTATACTCATTCAATTTTTTTAAAAGAATAGGCTCTTCATCACACAAATTTTCAATATAAGATTCTACTGTTGGATAAATGATTTTTCTCATGCTTTAAAATTACAATACTCTTTTCTAACTAAAAAATAAGATTATATATAGATTCCAATAACGTAACTCATCTATAGTTAGTGTCCTGTCGACACTATTTATTTGTTTTTTGCTAAAATTAACGTATTTTTGGAATTCAAAACTATTTATAATAAAAAAATATCACTATGTCATCTTTACCAGAAGCATACAAACATCCTTATAATTTTGATAAAAAATACAATAAGAGTGTAGCTTATTTTTGCATGGATTATGCAATCGATCAAAGTTTAAAAACCTATTCCGGAGGACTTGGTTTCTTGGCAGGTTCTCATATGAAAAGCGCCTACGATTTAAAACAAAATCTAATTGGAATTGGAATACTTTGGAAATATGGTTATTACGATCAAGTACGTAAA from Flavobacteriaceae bacterium UJ101 encodes:
- a CDS encoding caffeoyl-CoA O-methyltransferase (4-O-methyltransferase for the lactone ring of midecamycin and other macrolide antibiotics. Belongs to the class I-like SAM-binding methyltransferase superfamily. Cation-dependent O- methyltransferase family.; KEGG: ami:Amir_4258 caffeoyl-CoA O-methyltransferase); this encodes MRKIIYPTVESYIENLCDEEPILLKKLNEYTQKHIHGSHMISGHYQGRLLSMISKLVNPKVILEIGTYTGYSALCLAEGVQKGGKLISLERNRDLEVLHTKFLNQNSQIEVKYGDALETIPTLKETIDMVFIDADKGNYKNYFDLVLPKMSTGGVILSDNILWKGKVAETIEKEDKHAKIIHSIDEFNKKLHEDPRVEHIILPIRDGISIARKL